In Curtobacterium sp. TC1, the following proteins share a genomic window:
- the chvE gene encoding multiple monosaccharide ABC transporter substrate-binding protein gives MTKRRIIAGVAALGIAIALAGCSAGGRASTDGGGSTDNKGALVGVAMPTKVSERWIKDGDAVKSDLEKAGYKVDLEYGDNKVQQQAQQVSNMITKGAKVLIIASIDGGALSDQLDAAAKAGIKVISYDRLLTGNKNVDYYVSFDNEKVGVDQATSLLTGLGVLDDKGEKTGEKGPFNIEVFAGSLDDNNASFFFNGAMKTLKPYLEDGTLKIQSGQDQLSQAATQQWDPATAKARMQNLVAKSYSGGTTLDGVLSPYDGISIGIISALQGAGYGTSDRPLPIVTGQDAEAASVKSIIAGQQYSTIYKDTRKLAKQSVTMAEDLLTGKKPEVNDTKSYDNKVKVVPTFLFQPTVVTKDNYKEVLVDSGYYTEADLK, from the coding sequence ATGACGAAGCGCAGGATCATCGCGGGCGTTGCAGCCCTCGGCATCGCGATCGCACTCGCCGGCTGCTCGGCCGGTGGCCGTGCGTCCACCGACGGCGGCGGCAGCACCGACAACAAGGGCGCCCTGGTCGGCGTCGCCATGCCGACCAAGGTGTCGGAACGCTGGATCAAGGACGGCGACGCCGTCAAGAGCGACCTCGAGAAGGCCGGCTACAAGGTCGACCTCGAGTACGGCGACAACAAGGTCCAGCAGCAGGCCCAGCAGGTCAGCAACATGATCACGAAGGGCGCGAAGGTCCTCATCATCGCGTCGATCGACGGCGGAGCCCTCTCCGACCAGCTCGACGCCGCCGCCAAGGCCGGCATCAAGGTGATCTCCTACGACCGACTGCTGACGGGCAACAAGAACGTCGACTACTACGTGTCGTTCGACAACGAGAAGGTCGGCGTCGACCAGGCGACGAGCCTGCTCACCGGCCTCGGCGTCCTCGACGACAAGGGCGAGAAGACCGGCGAGAAGGGCCCGTTCAACATCGAGGTCTTCGCCGGCTCGCTCGACGACAACAACGCCAGCTTCTTCTTCAACGGCGCCATGAAGACGCTCAAGCCGTACCTCGAGGACGGCACGCTGAAGATCCAGTCGGGTCAGGACCAGCTCTCGCAGGCCGCCACGCAGCAGTGGGACCCGGCGACCGCCAAGGCCCGCATGCAGAACCTGGTCGCGAAGTCCTACTCGGGCGGCACCACGCTCGACGGCGTGCTCTCGCCGTACGACGGCATCTCGATCGGCATCATCTCGGCGCTGCAGGGTGCCGGCTACGGCACCAGCGACCGTCCGCTGCCGATCGTCACGGGCCAGGACGCCGAGGCGGCCTCGGTCAAGTCGATCATCGCCGGTCAGCAGTACTCGACCATCTACAAGGACACGCGCAAGCTCGCCAAGCAGTCGGTCACCATGGCCGAGGACCTGCTCACCGGCAAGAAGCCCGAGGTCAACGACACGAAGAGCTACGACAACAAGGTCAAGGTCGTCCCGACCTTCCTCTTCCAGCCCACGGTCGTCACGAAGGACAACTACAAGGAAGTCCTCGTCGACTCGGGCTACTACACCGAAGCCGACCTGAAGTAG
- the mmsA gene encoding multiple monosaccharide ABC transporter ATP-binding protein, with protein sequence MTDTILEMRDITKTFPGVKALQGVSIEVERGQVHAICGENGAGKSTLMKVLSGVYPHGSFEGQILLDGAPVSFADINDSEASGVVIIHQELALSPFLSIAENIFLGNERSKGGFIDWNKTNLAAAELLQRVGLKDNPVTKIVDIGVGKQQLVEIAKALSKKVKLLILDEPTAALNDDDSAHLLELIRSLQAEGMTAIIISHKLNEIKAIADKVTIIRDGKTIETLDMHADDVSEDRIIRGMVGRDLSNRYPEHDPQIGEELLRIEDWTVHHPLDGSREIIHQVNLNVRAGEIVGIAGLMGAGRTELAMSVFGRSYGSGISGTVYKRGEPIKTHTVSQAIDHGIAYVTEDRKRYGLNLIDDIKRNISGSALGKLANWGFVNASEETTVAGQFLKNLNIKAPNVDVVTGKLSGGNQQKVVLSKWMYTDPDVLILDEPTRGIDVGAKYEIYTIINSLADQGKGVIVISSELPELLGICDRIYTLSEGTITADVPRSEATPEVLMQYMTQERETPVNERA encoded by the coding sequence GTGACGGACACGATCCTCGAGATGCGTGACATCACCAAGACGTTCCCCGGCGTGAAGGCCCTGCAGGGCGTCTCGATCGAGGTCGAGCGTGGCCAGGTCCACGCCATCTGCGGCGAGAACGGCGCCGGCAAGTCGACCCTGATGAAGGTGTTGTCGGGCGTCTACCCGCACGGCTCCTTCGAGGGGCAGATCCTGCTCGACGGCGCACCGGTCTCGTTCGCGGACATCAACGACTCCGAGGCCTCTGGCGTCGTCATCATCCACCAGGAGCTCGCGCTGAGCCCGTTCCTGTCGATCGCCGAGAACATCTTCCTCGGCAACGAGCGGTCCAAGGGCGGCTTCATCGACTGGAACAAGACGAACCTGGCCGCCGCCGAGCTCCTGCAGCGCGTCGGCCTCAAGGACAACCCGGTCACGAAGATCGTGGACATCGGTGTCGGCAAGCAGCAGCTCGTCGAGATCGCGAAGGCACTGTCGAAGAAGGTCAAGCTCCTCATCCTCGACGAGCCCACCGCCGCCCTGAACGACGACGACTCCGCGCACCTGCTCGAGCTCATCCGCTCGTTGCAGGCCGAGGGCATGACGGCGATCATCATCAGCCACAAGCTCAACGAGATCAAGGCGATCGCCGACAAGGTCACGATCATCCGCGACGGCAAGACCATCGAGACGCTCGACATGCACGCCGACGACGTGTCCGAGGACCGCATCATCCGCGGCATGGTCGGCCGCGACCTGTCGAACCGGTACCCCGAGCACGATCCCCAGATCGGCGAGGAACTCCTGCGGATCGAGGACTGGACGGTCCACCACCCGCTCGACGGGTCGCGCGAGATCATCCACCAGGTCAACCTGAACGTGCGCGCCGGCGAGATCGTCGGCATCGCCGGACTGATGGGCGCCGGGCGGACCGAACTCGCGATGAGCGTGTTCGGGAGGTCGTACGGATCCGGCATCAGCGGGACCGTCTACAAGCGCGGCGAGCCGATCAAGACCCACACGGTGTCACAGGCGATCGACCACGGCATCGCGTACGTCACCGAGGACCGCAAGCGGTACGGCCTGAACCTGATCGACGACATCAAGCGGAACATCTCCGGGTCGGCGCTCGGGAAGCTCGCGAACTGGGGCTTCGTCAACGCGTCCGAGGAGACCACGGTCGCCGGGCAGTTCCTGAAGAACCTCAACATCAAGGCACCGAACGTCGACGTCGTCACGGGCAAGCTCTCCGGCGGCAACCAGCAGAAGGTCGTCCTGTCGAAGTGGATGTACACCGATCCTGACGTGCTCATCCTCGACGAGCCGACCCGTGGCATCGACGTCGGTGCGAAGTACGAGATCTACACGATCATCAACAGCCTGGCGGACCAGGGCAAGGGGGTCATCGTGATCTCCTCGGAGCTCCCGGAGCTCCTCGGCATCTGCGACCGCATCTACACGCTCTCCGAGGGCACCATCACCGCTGATGTGCCCCGCTCCGAGGCCACCCCGGAGGTCCTCATGCAGTACATGACCCAGGAACGGGAGACCCCTGTCAATGAACGCGCTTAA
- the mmsB gene encoding multiple monosaccharide ABC transporter permease: MNALKSAAGYLTGQLRQIGLFIALIVIVVFFQVTTNGITLAPINVSNLIVQNSYILILAIGMVMVIIAGHIDLSVGSVVAFTGAMAGVMITQWHIPWPIAVVLCLVVGALVGAWQGFWIAYFGIPAFIVTLAGMLAFRGAAQIVLHNQQISPFPDGFRALGSGFLPSFGTTGYEPLTMILGFAAAAVMAVTAFRGRATRRKYQLESEPFAWFIVKLVFGVVLVVYVALLLASYNGTPIVLVILGALVVIYSVIMRSAVFGRHVYAIGGNALAAQLSGVKTKRVTFMLFVNMGVISALAGVVFTGQLNLAAPGAGNGFELDAIAAVFIGGAAVTGGIGTVPGAIVGGLIIGLLNNGMSILGVGTEYQSLIKGLVLLAAVAFDVFNKRRAAAARK, translated from the coding sequence ATGAACGCGCTTAAGTCCGCCGCCGGCTACCTCACCGGGCAGCTCCGACAGATCGGCCTGTTCATCGCGCTGATCGTCATCGTCGTCTTCTTCCAGGTGACGACCAACGGCATCACCCTGGCCCCGATCAACGTCTCGAACCTGATCGTCCAGAACAGCTACATCCTCATCCTCGCCATCGGCATGGTGATGGTCATCATCGCCGGGCACATCGACCTGTCGGTCGGGTCGGTCGTCGCCTTCACCGGCGCGATGGCCGGCGTGATGATCACGCAGTGGCACATCCCGTGGCCGATCGCCGTCGTGCTCTGCCTGGTCGTCGGTGCGCTCGTCGGCGCCTGGCAGGGGTTCTGGATCGCCTACTTCGGGATCCCGGCCTTCATCGTCACCCTGGCCGGCATGCTCGCCTTCCGCGGTGCGGCGCAGATCGTGCTGCACAACCAGCAGATCTCGCCGTTCCCGGACGGGTTCCGTGCCCTCGGGTCCGGCTTCCTGCCGTCGTTCGGCACCACCGGCTACGAGCCGCTCACGATGATCCTCGGCTTCGCCGCCGCGGCCGTCATGGCCGTCACCGCGTTCCGCGGCCGCGCCACCCGCCGCAAGTACCAGCTCGAGAGCGAACCGTTCGCCTGGTTCATCGTGAAGCTCGTCTTCGGCGTCGTGCTGGTCGTCTACGTTGCCCTGCTGCTCGCGAGCTACAACGGCACCCCGATCGTGCTCGTCATCCTCGGTGCCCTCGTGGTGATCTACTCGGTCATCATGCGGAGCGCGGTGTTCGGCCGACACGTCTACGCCATCGGCGGCAACGCCCTTGCCGCGCAGCTGTCCGGCGTGAAGACCAAGCGCGTCACGTTCATGCTCTTCGTCAACATGGGTGTCATCTCGGCCCTGGCCGGTGTGGTCTTCACCGGTCAGCTCAACCTGGCGGCCCCCGGTGCGGGCAACGGCTTCGAGCTCGACGCCATCGCCGCGGTGTTCATCGGTGGCGCGGCGGTCACGGGCGGCATCGGCACGGTCCCGGGTGCCATCGTCGGTGGTCTCATCATCGGCCTGCTCAACAACGGCATGTCGATCCTCGGCGTCGGCACCGAGTACCAGTCCCTGATCAAGGGCCTGGTCCTGCTCGCCGCCGTCGCGTTCGACGTGTTCAACAAGCGTCGGGCGGCTGCCGCGCGCAAGTAG
- a CDS encoding alpha-amylase family glycosyl hydrolase, producing the protein MSTDTAPTRHPEPTWVPHVMWWHVYPLGFVGSDVRPGSAVEERAVEHRLGRIEPWLDHVVDLGLNGLVLGPVFASSTHGYDTVDHFRIDPRLGDDADFDHLVSAARQRGIRVLLDGVFNHVGREHPAFRTLEEQGPDAATADLFAIDWSGWTPGQPVPVGLFEGHDILVALDHDSAATEDLVVQVMTHWLERGIDGWRLDAAYAVPPAFWARVLPRVRERFPDAWFSGEVIHGDAAAIARESTMDSLTQYELWQGIWHGIADGNGHELAHAIERHDALLETFAPTTFIGNHDVTRIASAVGEEFAGHAAAVLFTVAGTPIVYAGDEYGWTGVKEEREGGDDAVRPEFPPTPPAPGELTHAYEALIALRRRNPWLHRAHTDVVHLTNTAVVLRTATSEAAVVTALNLSADPVEVPAADATQVEAGGADLGDGTLRLPARGWAVLSR; encoded by the coding sequence GTGAGCACCGACACCGCACCCACCCGTCACCCCGAACCCACGTGGGTCCCGCACGTCATGTGGTGGCACGTCTACCCGCTCGGGTTCGTCGGGTCGGACGTCCGACCCGGGTCCGCTGTCGAGGAACGCGCCGTCGAGCACCGCCTCGGCCGCATCGAGCCCTGGCTCGACCACGTGGTGGACCTCGGCCTGAACGGCCTGGTGCTCGGACCGGTGTTCGCGAGTTCGACGCACGGCTACGACACGGTGGACCACTTCCGGATCGATCCGCGGCTCGGCGACGACGCCGACTTCGACCACCTGGTGTCCGCTGCGCGGCAGCGGGGGATCCGTGTCCTGCTCGACGGCGTCTTCAACCACGTCGGCCGCGAGCACCCGGCGTTCCGGACGCTCGAGGAGCAGGGGCCGGACGCAGCGACCGCTGACCTCTTCGCGATCGACTGGTCCGGGTGGACGCCGGGGCAGCCGGTGCCCGTCGGGTTGTTCGAGGGGCACGACATCCTCGTGGCGCTCGACCACGACAGCGCAGCGACCGAGGACCTCGTCGTCCAGGTGATGACGCACTGGCTGGAGCGGGGGATCGACGGCTGGCGCCTCGATGCTGCGTACGCGGTGCCGCCGGCGTTCTGGGCCAGGGTCTTGCCGCGGGTGCGGGAGCGGTTCCCGGACGCGTGGTTCAGCGGCGAGGTGATCCACGGCGACGCGGCGGCGATCGCCCGGGAGTCGACCATGGACTCGTTGACGCAGTACGAGCTGTGGCAGGGGATCTGGCACGGCATCGCGGACGGCAACGGCCACGAGCTGGCGCACGCGATCGAGCGCCACGACGCCCTGCTCGAGACGTTCGCCCCGACGACCTTCATCGGCAACCACGACGTGACCCGCATCGCGAGCGCCGTGGGGGAGGAGTTCGCCGGGCACGCGGCCGCAGTGCTGTTCACCGTCGCCGGCACGCCGATCGTCTACGCGGGCGACGAGTACGGCTGGACCGGGGTGAAGGAGGAACGCGAGGGCGGCGACGACGCCGTCCGGCCGGAGTTCCCGCCCACACCACCCGCACCGGGCGAGCTGACGCACGCGTACGAGGCGCTCATCGCCCTGCGCCGCCGCAACCCGTGGCTGCACCGGGCGCACACCGACGTCGTCCACCTGACGAACACCGCGGTCGTCCTGCGCACCGCGACGTCGGAGGCGGCCGTGGTGACCGCCCTGAACCTGTCGGCCGATCCCGTCGAGGTTCCCGCAGCCGACGCGACGCAGGTGGAGGCGGGCGGTGCCGATCTCGGGGACGGGACCCTGCGCCTCCCGGCCCGGGGTTGGGCCGTCCTGTCCCGCTGA
- a CDS encoding DUF3253 domain-containing protein, with product MGRAIRSEADAAANEAEHAERTCASCGRTMPASAASEARYCSAACRKHGVDATDRALEQRIDELLAARARTSSICPSGVARSLDPDDWRPLMEPARRAARRMTARGEVEITQGGSVVDPSTAKGPIRIRRPR from the coding sequence ATGGGACGCGCGATCAGGTCGGAAGCGGACGCCGCGGCGAACGAGGCGGAGCACGCCGAGCGCACGTGCGCGTCGTGCGGTCGCACGATGCCCGCGTCGGCCGCGTCGGAAGCGCGGTACTGCTCCGCAGCGTGCCGGAAGCACGGAGTCGACGCCACTGACCGGGCCCTCGAGCAGCGCATCGACGAGCTCCTCGCCGCGCGGGCCCGGACCTCGAGCATCTGCCCGTCCGGGGTCGCCCGGTCGCTCGACCCCGACGACTGGCGGCCGCTCATGGAGCCCGCCCGTCGAGCGGCTCGACGGATGACGGCCCGCGGCGAGGTCGAGATCACCCAGGGCGGTTCCGTCGTCGACCCCTCGACGGCGAAGGGCCCGATCCGCATCCGTCGCCCGCGCTGA
- a CDS encoding SDR family oxidoreductase, whose product MTATGSTEPTSTPPRALVVGASGITGSALVRHLLDLDWDVTALSRRPLAAQGIRTVAADLRDPESLATALADEQPTHVFFTAWQRQETEAENIRVNGGMVRDLLAALAHAPLAHVALVTGLKHYLGPFEAYAAGEMPDTPFHEEEPRLDTPNFYYAQEDELFAAAERQGFTWSVHRSHTVIGHAVGNAMNMGLTIAVQATLAKELDLDFVFPGSEAQWNGLTDMTEAGILAEQMVWAATAPEGADEAFNIVNGDVFRWRWMWPRLAAHLGVDPARVIGYEDEPRPLEQQMAPYESEWAGIADRHGLAEADITRLASWWHTDADLGRAMEVVTDMGKSRDAGFTAFRRTERAFADLFARYRADRLIP is encoded by the coding sequence ATGACTGCAACCGGATCGACCGAACCGACCTCCACCCCGCCCCGAGCCCTCGTCGTGGGAGCGAGCGGCATCACCGGCTCCGCCCTGGTGAGGCACCTGCTCGACCTCGACTGGGACGTGACCGCGTTGTCCCGCCGGCCGCTCGCCGCGCAGGGCATCCGGACCGTCGCCGCGGACCTGCGCGACCCCGAGAGCCTGGCGACCGCGCTCGCCGACGAGCAGCCGACTCACGTGTTCTTCACCGCGTGGCAGCGGCAGGAGACCGAAGCGGAGAACATCCGCGTGAACGGCGGCATGGTCCGCGACCTGCTCGCCGCACTCGCACACGCCCCGCTGGCGCACGTCGCGCTGGTGACCGGGCTGAAGCACTACCTCGGCCCGTTCGAGGCCTACGCCGCGGGCGAGATGCCCGACACCCCGTTCCACGAGGAAGAGCCCCGTCTCGACACCCCGAACTTCTACTACGCGCAGGAGGACGAGCTGTTCGCCGCCGCCGAGCGCCAGGGCTTCACGTGGTCGGTGCACCGCTCGCACACCGTGATCGGGCACGCCGTCGGCAACGCGATGAACATGGGATTGACGATCGCGGTGCAGGCGACGCTGGCGAAGGAGCTCGACCTGGACTTCGTGTTCCCGGGCAGCGAGGCGCAGTGGAACGGCCTGACCGACATGACCGAGGCCGGGATCCTCGCCGAGCAGATGGTGTGGGCAGCGACCGCACCCGAGGGTGCTGACGAGGCCTTCAACATCGTGAACGGCGACGTCTTCCGGTGGCGCTGGATGTGGCCGCGGCTCGCGGCGCACCTCGGCGTCGACCCGGCGCGCGTGATCGGCTACGAGGACGAGCCGCGTCCGCTCGAGCAGCAGATGGCGCCCTACGAGTCCGAGTGGGCCGGCATCGCCGACCGACACGGTCTGGCAGAGGCAGACATCACCCGCCTCGCCTCGTGGTGGCACACCGACGCCGATCTCGGTCGTGCGATGGAGGTCGTCACCGACATGGGGAAGAGCCGCGACGCCGGGTTCACGGCGTTCCGCCGGACCGAACGGGCGTTCGCCGACCTGTTCGCCCGGTACCGGGCCGACCGCCTCATCCCGTGA
- a CDS encoding CsbD family protein → MSLGDKAKDATQKIVGKVEEKVGEHTDDQELHAQGKKDQHMGEARMQTEKAKDAVDDA, encoded by the coding sequence ATGTCGCTCGGAGACAAGGCCAAGGACGCCACGCAGAAGATCGTCGGCAAGGTCGAGGAGAAGGTCGGCGAGCACACCGACGACCAGGAGCTGCACGCCCAGGGCAAGAAGGACCAGCACATGGGCGAGGCGCGCATGCAGACGGAGAAGGCGAAGGACGCCGTCGACGACGCGTGA
- a CDS encoding spore photoproduct lyase family protein, producing the protein MSNDRVRPMLDVRRIYAEPAALELQRGQEILGRWPDAEIVPVESHWNIPEVHGDERNVQRWVRIKTEALVLGVKKSLVTRPNGRSADFIAPSTANGCAMACAYCYVPRRKGYSNPVTVFANIDQITKHVARNIAKQGPKTEPNQCDPEAWVYDIGENSDCSVDAMLSDNVRDLCDLFRMTPTAKASFATKYVNRDLLDWDPVGRTRIRFSLMPHETAKVTDIRTSPIAERIAAVNDFVDAGYEVHLNFSPVIVTPTWEADWAELLRQVDDVLSPAAKAQLAAEVIFLTHNQPLHEVNLGWHPKAEDLLWRPDLQEQKVSQNGAVNVRYRSGMKGQLVERFRELVAEHLPSCRIRYAF; encoded by the coding sequence ATGAGCAACGACCGCGTCCGCCCGATGCTCGACGTCCGACGCATCTACGCCGAGCCGGCCGCGCTCGAACTGCAGCGCGGGCAGGAGATCCTCGGGCGCTGGCCGGACGCCGAGATCGTCCCGGTCGAGTCGCACTGGAACATCCCCGAGGTGCACGGCGACGAACGGAACGTCCAGCGCTGGGTCCGGATCAAGACCGAGGCGCTCGTGCTCGGCGTGAAGAAGTCGCTGGTCACCCGGCCGAACGGTCGCTCCGCCGACTTCATCGCGCCCTCGACGGCGAACGGCTGCGCGATGGCGTGCGCGTACTGCTACGTGCCGCGGCGCAAGGGCTACAGCAACCCGGTGACGGTGTTCGCGAACATCGACCAGATCACGAAGCACGTCGCACGGAACATCGCGAAGCAGGGGCCGAAGACCGAACCGAACCAGTGCGACCCGGAAGCCTGGGTCTACGACATCGGCGAGAACAGCGACTGCTCGGTCGACGCGATGCTCAGCGACAACGTCCGCGACCTGTGCGACCTGTTCCGGATGACCCCGACGGCCAAGGCCTCGTTCGCGACGAAGTACGTCAACCGCGACCTGCTCGACTGGGACCCGGTGGGCCGGACCCGCATCCGGTTCTCGCTCATGCCGCACGAGACCGCGAAGGTCACCGACATCCGCACGAGCCCGATCGCCGAGCGGATCGCAGCCGTGAACGACTTCGTCGACGCCGGGTACGAGGTCCACCTGAACTTCTCGCCGGTCATCGTCACCCCGACCTGGGAAGCCGACTGGGCCGAACTGCTGCGGCAGGTCGACGACGTGCTGTCCCCGGCCGCCAAGGCGCAGCTCGCGGCCGAGGTCATCTTCCTGACGCACAACCAACCCCTGCACGAAGTCAACCTCGGATGGCACCCCAAAGCCGAGGACCTGCTGTGGCGCCCCGACCTGCAGGAACAGAAGGTGTCGCAGAACGGCGCGGTGAACGTCCGCTACCGGTCCGGCATGAAGGGGCAGCTCGTCGAGCGCTTCCGCGAACTCGTCGCCGAGCACCTGCCGTCCTGCCGCATCCGCTACGCGTTCTGA
- a CDS encoding biopolymer transporter Tol, giving the protein MTAEPDDHFFVVDGRRWRRTDPALPEDIAAALRSHLGRGRNAVKQAKRADDDGALAAARHRNGLAKHGLGERGPEWWTRPEADRIADAEQALADLDALP; this is encoded by the coding sequence ATGACCGCCGAGCCCGACGACCACTTCTTCGTCGTGGACGGCCGACGCTGGCGCCGCACCGACCCCGCGCTGCCCGAGGACATCGCTGCGGCGCTCCGGAGCCACCTCGGCCGCGGGCGGAACGCCGTCAAGCAGGCCAAGCGTGCGGACGACGACGGAGCACTAGCTGCGGCGCGGCACCGGAACGGGCTGGCCAAGCACGGCCTGGGCGAACGGGGACCGGAGTGGTGGACGCGGCCCGAGGCCGATCGGATCGCCGACGCCGAGCAGGCCCTGGCCGACCTGGACGCTCTGCCGTGA
- a CDS encoding glycoside hydrolase family 35 protein produces MRFAIGDTDFLLDGEPHRVLSGAIHYFRVHPDLWADRIRKAKLMGLNTIETYVAWNAHAPAPDVFDLTGGLDLGRFLDLVAAEGMHAIVRPGPYICAEWTNGGLPYWLFADGTVGVRRDEPGFLAAVSSYLHALAPVLVPRQIDNGGPIVLVQVENEYGAYGSDPVYLSKLEQMHRAIGLTVPFTSVDQPMGTMLEDGSLPSLHKTGSFGSRSVARLERLRQAQPTGPLMCSEFWDGWFDSWGEHHHTTPAAASATDLDDLLAAGGSVNIYMFHGGTNFGFTNGANDKGVYRPIATSYDYDAPLDEAGRPTPKFHAFRAVIERYAPVPPLPASMEPGGSGRLASDAADGADREARVVPATDLAVRLDRVASLRSLLPTLTTWSAHDEPPTFDALGAASGFVLYRAEVDLPSGGVLTVGTEVRDRAIVSVDGVVVGVLEREHHDRAIALPPVTGTLELLVEEQGRVDYGIRIGEPKGLIGGVAVDGVPLSRWTASPLALDPIAPSALDALSAVEPADGEVLAGPTFATGSFDLDAVDDRSLSLDGFRKGVAWVNGFCLGRYWSRGPQQTLAIPGPVLRHGRNELVVFELHASASRTAHLLVQPDLGHTEA; encoded by the coding sequence ATGCGATTCGCCATCGGCGACACCGACTTCCTGCTCGACGGCGAGCCGCACCGGGTCCTGTCCGGCGCGATCCACTACTTCCGCGTGCACCCCGACCTGTGGGCCGACCGCATCCGCAAGGCCAAGCTGATGGGGCTCAACACCATCGAGACCTACGTCGCCTGGAACGCGCACGCCCCGGCGCCCGACGTCTTCGACCTGACCGGCGGGCTCGACCTGGGCCGGTTCCTCGACCTGGTCGCCGCCGAGGGCATGCACGCCATCGTCCGTCCCGGCCCCTACATCTGCGCGGAGTGGACCAACGGCGGCCTGCCGTACTGGCTCTTCGCCGACGGCACCGTCGGCGTCCGACGCGACGAGCCGGGGTTCCTCGCCGCCGTTTCCTCGTACCTGCACGCGTTGGCGCCGGTGCTGGTCCCGCGGCAGATCGACAACGGCGGACCCATCGTCCTGGTGCAGGTCGAGAACGAGTACGGCGCCTACGGTTCCGACCCCGTCTACCTGTCGAAGCTCGAGCAGATGCACCGGGCGATCGGGCTCACCGTCCCCTTCACGAGCGTCGACCAGCCGATGGGCACGATGCTCGAGGACGGCTCGCTGCCGTCGCTGCACAAGACCGGCTCGTTCGGCTCGCGGTCCGTCGCCCGCCTCGAGCGCCTGCGGCAGGCCCAGCCCACCGGCCCCCTGATGTGCTCCGAGTTCTGGGACGGCTGGTTCGACAGCTGGGGCGAGCACCACCACACCACGCCGGCGGCCGCCTCGGCAACGGACCTGGACGACCTGCTCGCCGCCGGCGGCTCGGTCAACATCTACATGTTCCACGGCGGCACGAACTTCGGCTTCACGAACGGCGCGAACGACAAGGGCGTCTACCGTCCGATCGCGACGTCCTACGACTACGACGCCCCGCTCGACGAGGCCGGTCGGCCGACCCCGAAGTTCCACGCCTTCCGCGCGGTCATCGAGCGCTACGCGCCCGTGCCGCCGCTACCGGCATCGATGGAGCCGGGTGGATCGGGTCGGCTCGCGTCCGATGCTGCGGACGGAGCCGACCGGGAGGCCCGGGTCGTCCCCGCCACGGACCTCGCCGTCCGCCTGGACCGCGTCGCGTCGCTGCGCTCCCTGCTGCCCACGCTCACGACGTGGTCGGCGCACGACGAGCCGCCGACGTTCGACGCCCTCGGTGCGGCCAGCGGCTTCGTCCTGTACCGGGCCGAGGTGGACCTGCCGTCCGGCGGCGTGCTGACCGTCGGCACCGAGGTCCGCGACCGCGCGATCGTGTCCGTCGACGGTGTGGTCGTGGGCGTCCTGGAGCGCGAGCACCACGACCGTGCGATCGCCCTGCCGCCGGTGACCGGGACGCTCGAACTGCTCGTCGAGGAACAGGGGCGGGTCGACTACGGCATCCGGATCGGCGAGCCGAAGGGCCTGATCGGCGGGGTCGCCGTCGACGGGGTCCCGCTCTCGCGCTGGACCGCGTCGCCGTTGGCGCTCGACCCGATCGCCCCGTCCGCCCTCGATGCGCTGTCCGCCGTGGAACCGGCCGACGGCGAGGTGCTCGCCGGGCCGACGTTCGCCACGGGGTCGTTCGACCTCGACGCGGTGGACGACCGCTCCCTGTCGCTCGACGGCTTCCGCAAGGGTGTCGCCTGGGTCAACGGGTTCTGCCTCGGCCGGTACTGGTCGCGCGGCCCGCAGCAGACCCTGGCGATCCCGGGGCCGGTGCTCCGCCACGGTCGCAACGAGCTCGTCGTGTTCGAGTTGCACGCGTCGGCGTCCCGGACGGCCCACTTGCTCGTGCAGCCCGACCTGGGGCACACCGAGGCGTAG